From Brassica oleracea var. oleracea cultivar TO1000 chromosome C3, BOL, whole genome shotgun sequence, a single genomic window includes:
- the LOC106332088 gene encoding UDP-glycosyltransferase 76D1, whose translation MDEIRQKRVLMIPAPFEGHLPSMMNLASFLSSKGFAITIVRTQYNFYDISADFPGINFFTIDDGLSESDMSSLGLLDFILELNSLCEPLLKEFLTLTDDFDFIIHDEFVYFPRQVAQDLNLPKMVFSASSAATSISRCMLMENQDKWVHHGEEARSKLEELVPKFHPFRYKDLPVTAYGSMERLMLLYHNVSKRETSSGIIHNSSNCLENVFTSAAEDTWGVQVYPVGPLYMTDSATTCPSLFEEERNCLEWLDKQETNSVIYISMGSLAMTQKEEFVEMAMGLLQSNQPFLWVIRPGSITGQNSVDSLPEQFSQALTHGDRAFVVSWAPQKEVLRHRAVGGFWNHCGWNSSLESISCGVPMICRPYSGDQRVNTRLMTHVWQTAFEVEGELEREIVETAVRKLIVGDEGKEMRRRAIELKKQVEDSVRIGGSSYSALTSLVDSIMAL comes from the exons ATGGACGAGATTCGCCAGAAAAGAGTGCTGATGATTCCTGCACCATTCGAAGGTCATTTACCTTCGATGATGAACTTAGCCTCATTCCTATCTTCCAAAGGCTTTGCCATAACTATCGTTCGAACCCAATACAATTTCTACGATATCTCCGCTGACTTCCCGGGTATCAACTTCTTCACCATCGACGATGGCTTGTCTGAATCCGACATGTCGTCTCTGGGGCTCCTTGACTTTATCCTGGAGCTTAACTCTCTCTGTGAACCCCTCTTGAAAGAATTTCTAACACTCACGGATGATTTTGACTTTATTATTCATGATGAATTCGTCTACTTCCCTCGACAAGTTGCACAAGATCTGAATCTGCCGAAGATGGTCTTTAGTGCTTCTTCAGCTGCCACTTCGATCAGTCGATGTATGCTTATGGAGAACCAAGACAAATGGGTACACCATGGGGAAG AAGCAAGATCTAAACTTGAAGAATTGGTGCCAAAGTTTCATCCCTTTCGATACAAAGATCTACCTGTGACAGCTTATGGATCTATGGAGAGACTGATGTTACTTTACCATAACGTAAGCAAGAGAGAGACATCTTCTGGTATAATACACAACTCTTCCAATTGTCTAGAGAACGTATTCACATCAGCTGCAGAAGACACCTGGGGGGTTCAGGTATATCCGGTTGGTCCACTCTATATGACTGATTCCGCAACCACATGTCCAAGTTTGTTTGAGGAAGAAAGAAATTGTCTTGAATGGCTTGACAAGCAAGAAACAAATTCCGTGATCTACATAAGCATGGGAAGTTTGGCAATGACGCAAAAGGAAGAGTTTGTGGAGATGGCCATGGGATTGCTTCAGAGTAACCAGCCTTTCTTATGGGTGATCCGACCAGGTTCCATAACGGGGCAAAACTCCGTAGACTCATTACCGGAACAGTTCAGCCAAGCGCTGACCCATGGCGACAGAGCTTTTGTAGTGAGTTGGGCCCCACAGAAGGAGGTGTTACGGCATAGAGCGGTGGGAGGGTTTTGGAACCATTGTGGATGGAACTCAAGCTTGGAGAGCATAAGCTGTGGTGTGCCAATGATCTGCAGGCCATACTCAGGGGACCAAAGGGTAAATACTAGACTTATGACACATGTTTGGCAAACTGCATTTGAGGTCGAAGGTGAATTGGAAAGAGAAATCGTAGAGACGGCTGTGAGGAAGCTTATTGTGGGTGACGAAGGTAAAGAGATGAGGAGGAGAGCTATTGAATTAAAAAAGCAGGTTGAAGACTCTGTGAGAATCGGAGGCTCGTCTTATAGTGCTTTAACGAGTTTGGTCGATTCAATAATGGCATTATAA
- the LOC106336184 gene encoding nucleobase-ascorbate transporter 3 yields the protein MVETGHHHQHPPAPAAAGPPPVSSMAISRGTTWTPAEQLHHLQYCIHSNPSWHETFVLAFQHYIVMLGTTVLIANTLVTPMGGDAEDKARVIQTILFMSGINTLLQTLIGTRLPTVMGVSFAYVLPVLSIIRDYNDGQFQTEKQRFRHTMRTVQGSLIISSFVNIIIGYGQAWGNLIRIFSPIIVVPVVTLTSLGLFVRGFPLLANCVEIGLPMLILLILSQQYLRFLLRKIQMILERYALLVCLALIWAFAAILTVSGAYNNVSVATKLSCRTDRSFLMSAAPWISIPYPFQWGTPIFRASHVFGMFGAAIVASAESTGVFFAASRLAGATAPPAHVVSRSVGLQGVGVLLEGIFGSITGNTASVENVGLLGLTRIGSRRVVQISTGFMIFFAIFGKFGAFFASIPLPIFGGVYCILLGIVAAVGISFIQFTDTNSMRNMYVVGVSLFLSLSIAQYFISNTTRAGYGPVRTAGGWFNDILNTIFASAPFVAITVATVLDNTLEARHAINERGIPWWKPFQHRNGDGRNEEFYSFPLRVGEYIPTRFL from the exons ATGGTAGAAACAGGTCACCATCATCAACATCCACCGGCACCGGCTGCAGCCGGTCCTCCGCCGGTTTCATCTATGGCGATTTCAAGAGGAACCACTTGGACTCCGGCGGAGCAACTCCACCATCTTCAGTACTGCATCCACTCTAACCCTTCTTGGC ATGAGACGTTTGTACTTGCTTTCCAGCATTACATCGTGATGCTCGGGACTACTGTTTTGATTGCCAACACACTTGTCACCCCAATGGGTGGAGATGCT GAAGATAAAGCGCGGGTAATACAGACAATATTGTTTATGTCGGGAATAAACACTCTGCTACAAACCCTTATAGGAACAAGGCTTCCCACGGTTATGGGAGTTTCATTCGCGTATGTTCTCCCTGTGTTGTCTATCATCAGAGATTACAACGATGGTCAGTTCCAAACCGAGAAGCAG AGGTTCCGGCATACAATGAGAACAGTACAAGGATCTCTAATCATTTCTTCATTCGTCAACATCATAATTGGATACGGTCAAGCGTGGGGGAACTTGATAAG AATCTTTAGTCCCATTATTGTTGTGCCGGTGGTTACTCTTACGAGCCTTGGACTGTTTGTTAGAGGCTTCCCATTG CTTGCAAACTGTGTGGAGATTGGTCTACCAATGCTGATTCTGCTGATCCTCTCACAACAA TATCTTAGATTTCTTCTCCGAAAGATTCAAATGATACTTGAAAGATACGCTTTACTAGTTTGCTTGGCACTCATCTGGGCTTTTGCTGCTATCCTTACTGTTTCTGGCGCATATAACAACGTCTCCGTTGCAACAAAACTAAGTTGCCGCACAGATCGCTCCTTTCTTATGTCCGCTGCTCCTTG GATTAGCATCCCGTACCCGTTCCAGTGGGGGACTCCGATATTCAGAGCGAGTCATGTGTTTGGAATGTTCGGTGCTGCGATTGTCGCATCTGCAGAG TCTACCGGAGTATTTTTTGCTGCATCTAGACTTGCTGGAGCAACAGCACCTCCCGCACATGTCGTCTCTCGCAGTGTCGGACTGCAG GGTGTTGGTGTACTCCTTGAAGGAATATTTGGTTCCATTACTGGCAATACTGCATCAGT CGAAAATGTCGGTCTCCTTGGACTCACACGAATAGGAAGTAGAAGAGTGGTGCAGATATCAACAGGTTTCATGATATTTTTCGCCATATTTG GAAAATTTGGTGCCTTCTTCGCGTCTATCCCGCTTCCCATCTTTGGCGGCGTATACTGTATACTACTTGGAATTGTTG CGGCTGTGGGTATATCGTTTATACAGTTTACGGACACCAATTCAATGAGAAACATGTACGTTGTTGGTGTCTCTCTCTTTTTAAGTCTTTCCATCGCTCAGTACTTCATTTCCAACACTACAAGAGCAGGATATGGGCCCGTTAGAACAGCTGGCGGATGG TTCAACGATATACTTAACACGATCTTTGCTTCGGCTCCCTTTGTTGCGATCACTGTGGCGACAGTACTAGATAACACGTTGGAAGCAAGGCATGCCATCAATGAAAGAGGAATCCCGTGGTGGAAGCCGTTTCAACACAGGAACGGAGATGGCAGGAACGAAGAATTCTACAGTTTTCCTCTTAGAGTTGGCGAGTACATACCAACACGATTCCTTTGA